The Georgenia faecalis genome includes a window with the following:
- a CDS encoding VOC family protein: MSGRVIHFEIPFDDRERAKAFYRDVFSWETEEMPELDYVGVSTGPVGEDGMPGEPGYIGGGMTPRDATNGGTVVVLHSADIDADLARVLAHGGKVVTEKEPVGDMGFAAYFTDTEGNVVGLWQNA, translated from the coding sequence ATGAGCGGGCGCGTCATCCACTTCGAGATCCCGTTCGACGACCGCGAGCGGGCCAAGGCCTTCTACCGCGACGTCTTCTCGTGGGAGACGGAGGAGATGCCCGAGCTCGACTACGTCGGCGTCTCCACCGGGCCGGTGGGCGAGGACGGGATGCCCGGCGAGCCGGGGTACATCGGCGGGGGGATGACGCCGCGCGACGCCACGAACGGGGGCACCGTCGTCGTGCTCCACAGCGCGGACATCGACGCCGACCTCGCCCGGGTGCTCGCGCACGGCGGGAAGGTCGTGACGGAGAAGGAGCCGGTCGGCGACATGGGCTTCGCCGCCTACTTCACCGACACCGAGGGCAACGTCGTGGGGCTCTGGCAGAACGCCTGA
- a CDS encoding isoamylase early set domain-containing protein, which translates to MIKKSRDPKTGAAKLTFILPATQIVGTVSVVGTFNDWTPGAHVLRRRSNGTVSTSVLVEPGQPVQFRYLATGGVWFDDESADAVTREGSLVRL; encoded by the coding sequence ATGATCAAGAAGTCCCGTGACCCGAAGACCGGCGCAGCGAAGCTCACGTTCATCCTGCCCGCCACGCAGATCGTCGGCACGGTGAGCGTGGTCGGCACCTTCAACGACTGGACCCCCGGCGCGCACGTCCTGCGGCGCCGGAGCAACGGCACGGTGAGCACCTCGGTGCTCGTCGAGCCCGGTCAGCCCGTGCAGTTCCGCTACCTCGCCACCGGCGGGGTGTGGTTCGACGACGAGTCCGCCGACGCCGTCACCCGCGAGGGCTCGCTCGTGCGCCTCTGA
- a CDS encoding RNA polymerase sigma factor: MSTPGDAVERVFREQYGRAVAVLVRLLGDIDLAEEAVQEAFVTAVDRWPAAGVPPSPAGWIITTARNKAIDRLRREATRDARHAQSQLLHAPGRGLEEEDTVRDDQLRLVFTCCHPSLAPTAQVALALRLLGGLTTREIADAFLLPEATVAQRISRAKAKIRQARIPYRVPAAAELPERLPAVLAVVYLVFNEGYAASSGDTLVRPDLCADAVRLGRLLADLLPEQEEVVGLLALMLLTQARRPARTTADGRLVPLGEQDRAAWDAALVEEGQALVRWCLARDRPGPYQLQAAIAAVHSAARTGRDTDWAAILGLYDRLLALAPTPVVALNRAVALAEVAGPAAALAVVDRLELLGFHVLHAVRADLLRRLGRRGEAAQEYERAIALAGNAAERAFLQGRRAEAAAADE, translated from the coding sequence GTGAGCACCCCGGGGGACGCGGTCGAGCGCGTCTTCCGCGAGCAGTACGGGCGCGCCGTAGCCGTCCTCGTCCGCCTCCTCGGCGACATCGACCTCGCCGAGGAGGCGGTCCAGGAGGCGTTCGTCACCGCCGTCGACCGCTGGCCGGCCGCGGGCGTCCCGCCCAGCCCGGCGGGCTGGATCATCACCACCGCCCGGAACAAGGCCATCGACCGCCTGCGCCGCGAGGCGACCCGCGACGCCCGGCACGCCCAGTCCCAGCTCCTCCACGCGCCGGGGCGGGGCCTCGAGGAGGAGGACACCGTGCGCGACGACCAGCTCCGCCTCGTCTTCACCTGCTGCCACCCGTCGCTGGCGCCGACGGCGCAGGTGGCGCTCGCGCTCCGCCTCCTCGGGGGCCTCACCACCCGCGAGATCGCCGACGCGTTCCTCCTGCCGGAGGCGACCGTCGCCCAGCGGATCTCCCGCGCCAAGGCGAAGATCCGCCAGGCGCGGATCCCGTACCGCGTCCCGGCCGCCGCCGAGCTGCCCGAGCGCCTGCCCGCCGTGCTCGCGGTGGTCTACCTCGTCTTCAACGAGGGGTACGCCGCGAGCTCCGGCGACACCCTCGTCCGCCCGGACCTGTGCGCCGACGCCGTCCGCCTCGGCCGGCTGCTCGCCGACCTCCTGCCCGAGCAGGAGGAGGTGGTGGGGCTGCTCGCGCTCATGCTCCTCACGCAGGCCCGCCGTCCGGCCCGGACGACGGCGGACGGCCGGCTGGTGCCGCTGGGGGAGCAGGACCGCGCCGCCTGGGACGCCGCGCTGGTCGAGGAGGGGCAGGCCCTGGTGCGGTGGTGCCTGGCGCGCGACCGCCCCGGGCCGTACCAGCTCCAGGCCGCCATCGCCGCCGTGCACAGCGCTGCCCGCACGGGTCGGGACACCGACTGGGCGGCGATCCTGGGCCTGTACGACCGGCTGCTCGCGCTCGCCCCGACGCCCGTCGTCGCGCTCAACCGCGCGGTCGCGCTGGCGGAGGTGGCCGGGCCGGCCGCGGCGCTCGCCGTCGTCGACCGCCTGGAGCTGCTCGGCTTTCACGTCCTCCACGCGGTCCGTGCCGACCTGCTGCGCCGGCTCGGCCGGAGGGGCGAGGCGGCGCAGGAGTACGAGCGGGCCATCGCGCTCGCGGGCAACGCGGCGGAACGGGCGTTCCTCCAGGGCCGGCGGGCCGAGGCCGCGGCCGCCGACGAGTAG
- a CDS encoding TetR/AcrR family transcriptional regulator, with translation MPQRRTQIADAAIATLAAHGSRGLTHRAVDQAAGLPPGSTSYYLRTRLALLEATVERLAELDAGEVPDLAGADPAGALADALVRLLTDGRDRLLARYELSLEASRRPELRPALVAGSRRIHDAFAGWLDGLGVSDTAVRADAVQALVEGLLLAEATSTRNPPRTREEIRRSLTVVIGAP, from the coding sequence GTGCCGCAGCGCCGCACCCAGATCGCCGACGCCGCCATCGCCACGCTGGCCGCGCACGGCAGCCGAGGGCTCACGCACCGCGCCGTCGACCAGGCCGCCGGGCTGCCGCCCGGGTCGACGTCGTACTACCTGCGCACCCGCCTGGCCCTCCTCGAGGCCACGGTGGAACGCCTCGCCGAGCTCGACGCCGGGGAGGTCCCCGACCTCGCCGGCGCCGACCCGGCCGGGGCCCTTGCCGACGCCCTGGTCCGGCTGCTCACCGACGGGCGCGACCGGCTGCTCGCCCGGTACGAGCTCTCCCTCGAGGCCTCCCGGCGTCCCGAGCTGCGCCCCGCGCTCGTCGCCGGAAGCCGACGGATCCACGACGCCTTCGCGGGGTGGCTGGACGGGCTCGGCGTGAGCGACACCGCCGTCCGCGCGGACGCCGTGCAGGCACTGGTCGAGGGCCTCCTGCTCGCCGAGGCGACGAGCACGCGGAACCCGCCGCGGACGCGCGAGGAGATACGTCGTTCCCTCACCGTGGTCATCGGGGCCCCGTAG
- the dinB gene encoding DNA polymerase IV — MTVGPTILHADLDAFYASVEQLLDPSLRGRPIAVGGSAAGGVVLAASYEAKAHGVQGGMPGWRAAHLCPGLLFVRAHFDQYQGLADRVMDILGTVTPAVQRISIDEAFLDVAGSTHLFGPPEQIATRLRERVRAEVGLPISVGAARTKHLAKIASQVAKPDGLVVVHAADERAFLDPLPVGLMWGVGPVTERRLAERGIRTIGELARTESGTLERALGRATGTTLHALAHNDDPRRVAASPRARSVGAQSAMGRTRVTPELVREVLGHLAERVAGRLRAKGRAGRTVTVRVRFPGMRAVTRSLTLAAPVSATLTLTEVAERLVWQALREQDQHEPEISLLAVSVSNLTAQEAIQLELPLPPPDPWRPGSETGSARWALDRSMDAVRDKFGPGAVGYLPATMRGGRGVPDEFRELAEHDL, encoded by the coding sequence ATGACGGTGGGCCCGACGATCCTCCACGCGGATCTCGACGCGTTCTACGCCTCCGTCGAGCAGCTCCTCGACCCGTCCCTGCGGGGGCGGCCCATCGCGGTGGGGGGCAGCGCCGCCGGCGGCGTGGTGCTCGCGGCGTCCTACGAGGCGAAGGCGCACGGCGTGCAGGGCGGGATGCCGGGCTGGCGGGCGGCCCACCTGTGCCCCGGTCTGCTCTTCGTCCGCGCGCACTTCGACCAGTACCAGGGCCTCGCCGACCGGGTGATGGACATCCTCGGCACCGTGACGCCGGCGGTGCAGCGGATCTCGATCGACGAGGCCTTCCTCGACGTCGCCGGATCGACCCACCTCTTCGGCCCGCCCGAGCAGATCGCCACGCGGCTGCGCGAGCGGGTGCGCGCCGAGGTGGGCCTACCCATCTCGGTGGGGGCGGCGCGGACCAAGCACCTGGCCAAGATCGCCTCGCAGGTCGCCAAGCCGGACGGCCTCGTCGTCGTCCACGCTGCCGACGAGCGGGCCTTCCTCGACCCCCTGCCGGTCGGCCTCATGTGGGGCGTCGGACCCGTGACGGAACGCCGGCTCGCCGAGCGGGGCATCCGCACCATCGGCGAGCTCGCCCGCACCGAGAGCGGGACTCTCGAGCGTGCCCTCGGGCGCGCCACCGGCACCACGCTGCACGCCCTCGCCCACAACGACGACCCGCGGCGCGTGGCGGCGTCGCCGCGGGCGCGCTCCGTCGGGGCGCAGTCGGCCATGGGCCGCACCCGGGTGACGCCGGAGCTCGTCCGCGAGGTGCTCGGGCACCTGGCCGAGCGGGTGGCCGGGCGGCTGCGTGCGAAGGGGCGGGCGGGCCGCACCGTCACCGTGCGGGTGCGCTTCCCGGGGATGCGCGCGGTCACGCGCTCGCTCACCCTCGCCGCGCCGGTGTCGGCGACGCTCACGCTCACCGAGGTCGCCGAGCGCCTCGTGTGGCAGGCGCTCCGCGAGCAAGACCAGCACGAGCCCGAGATCAGCCTGCTCGCCGTCTCCGTCTCCAACCTCACCGCCCAGGAGGCGATCCAGCTCGAGCTCCCGCTGCCGCCGCCGGACCCGTGGCGGCCCGGCTCGGAGACGGGGTCGGCGCGGTGGGCGCTCGACCGGTCGATGGACGCCGTCCGGGACAAGTTCGGGCCCGGCGCCGTGGGCTACCTGCCCGCGACCATGCGCGGGGGCCGTGGGGTGCCCGACGAGTTCCGCGAGCTCGCCGAGCACGACCTGTGA
- a CDS encoding DUF1905 domain-containing protein: protein MTVEFDAELWLWEERAGHWTFVALPAEVADEVLELSAPYARGFGSVRVEVTVGTTVWRTSIFPDAGRRTYVLPIKKAVRRAESVDVGDTIRVTLRLLDL from the coding sequence ATGACTGTCGAGTTCGACGCCGAGCTCTGGCTGTGGGAGGAGCGCGCGGGCCACTGGACGTTCGTCGCCCTGCCCGCCGAGGTCGCGGACGAGGTCCTCGAGCTCTCCGCGCCGTATGCCCGGGGGTTCGGCTCGGTGCGGGTGGAGGTGACGGTCGGGACGACGGTGTGGCGCACCTCGATCTTCCCCGACGCCGGGCGTCGCACGTACGTCCTCCCGATCAAGAAGGCGGTCCGGCGGGCGGAGTCCGTCGACGTCGGCGACACGATCCGGGTCACGCTCCGGCTCCTCGACCTCTGA
- a CDS encoding DUF3995 domain-containing protein, whose product MGSPRRARASRVCLGLACAAGLVHAAFSLYWAVGGTWLLDTVGQWAVRLHAEAPLQAGLVLAAVALAKAAGAVVPVLVDRQRIGGRAFWRALSWVGAVALVAYGGVNTLVSNAVLAGVIRPDGGYDRPAMIGHAWLWDPLFLVWGAALLAHLWLTRPGRGAAARTRRGA is encoded by the coding sequence ATGGGGTCGCCGCGTCGGGCGCGGGCGAGCCGCGTCTGCCTCGGGCTGGCGTGCGCCGCGGGGCTGGTGCACGCCGCCTTCAGCCTCTACTGGGCCGTCGGAGGCACCTGGCTGCTCGACACGGTCGGTCAGTGGGCGGTGCGGCTGCACGCCGAGGCGCCCCTGCAGGCCGGCCTGGTCCTCGCGGCCGTCGCGCTCGCGAAGGCGGCGGGCGCCGTCGTCCCGGTGCTCGTCGACCGGCAGCGGATCGGCGGGCGGGCGTTCTGGCGGGCTCTCAGCTGGGTCGGCGCGGTCGCGCTCGTCGCCTACGGCGGCGTCAACACGCTGGTGAGCAACGCCGTGCTCGCGGGCGTCATCCGTCCCGACGGCGGGTACGACCGGCCCGCGATGATCGGGCACGCCTGGCTGTGGGACCCGTTGTTCCTCGTGTGGGGGGCCGCGCTGCTCGCGCACCTGTGGCTCACCCGCCCGGGGCGCGGTGCGGCCGCGAGGACCCGGCGGGGCGCGTGA
- a CDS encoding YciI family protein encodes MAHYLLSVIEPVGPTPPAEFLEPIMARIGEVNAEIRAAGAWVYAGGLHGGETATMVLARDGDVVTTDGPFAEGKEHLGGISIVDAPDLDAALGWARKLVDASGLSIEVRPFRYSET; translated from the coding sequence ATGGCCCACTACCTGCTCAGTGTCATCGAGCCCGTCGGACCGACGCCGCCGGCGGAGTTCCTCGAGCCGATCATGGCGCGCATCGGCGAGGTCAACGCGGAGATCCGGGCAGCCGGCGCCTGGGTGTACGCCGGCGGCCTGCACGGGGGCGAGACCGCCACGATGGTCCTCGCCCGCGACGGCGACGTCGTCACCACCGACGGCCCCTTCGCCGAGGGCAAGGAGCACCTCGGCGGGATCTCCATCGTCGACGCCCCCGACCTTGACGCCGCGCTCGGCTGGGCGCGCAAGCTCGTCGACGCCAGCGGCCTGTCCATCGAGGTCCGCCCGTTCCGGTACTCCGAGACGTGA
- a CDS encoding Rv2578c family radical SAM protein has translation MRWDGQEIQADQAGALPGLARMAGLLRTVRTPEFAGITFHEVAARSVLNKVPEASSMPFRWTVNPFRGCSHACTYCYARATHRYLDMDTGADFDTQIVVKVNAVEVLRRELARPGWTHEQVALGTNTDPYQRAEGRYRFMPGIIEALAEARTPLSILTKGTLLRRDLPLLARVAETVPVSLGVSLAVLDEDLQQLLEPGTPTPRARLDLIRSIRDAGLDCHVMVAPILPWVTDSREHLDALFAAVADAGASSAHAFPAHLRPGVREWYLGWLTEHRPHLVARYRRLYGRGSYVSAEYRDWLRERTRPLLRRHGLAGRSGLRDVGDAERAGAEAMGVMAASGAASAASDGAAPGDGARPGDGAWAPPSAPDAVMQQALF, from the coding sequence ATGCGGTGGGACGGGCAGGAGATCCAGGCCGACCAGGCGGGCGCGCTGCCGGGCCTCGCGCGCATGGCCGGGCTGCTGCGCACCGTCCGCACCCCGGAGTTCGCCGGCATCACCTTCCACGAGGTCGCCGCCCGCTCGGTGCTCAACAAGGTGCCCGAGGCGTCGAGCATGCCCTTCCGCTGGACGGTCAACCCGTTCCGCGGGTGCAGCCACGCCTGCACGTACTGCTACGCCCGGGCGACCCACCGCTACCTCGACATGGACACCGGGGCGGACTTCGACACCCAGATCGTCGTCAAGGTCAACGCCGTCGAGGTCCTGCGCCGCGAGCTCGCCCGGCCCGGCTGGACCCACGAGCAGGTCGCGCTCGGCACCAACACCGACCCCTACCAGCGGGCCGAGGGCCGCTACCGGTTCATGCCCGGGATCATCGAGGCGCTGGCCGAGGCCCGCACGCCGCTGTCCATCCTCACCAAGGGCACGCTGCTGCGCCGCGACCTCCCGCTCCTCGCCCGCGTCGCCGAGACCGTCCCGGTCTCGCTCGGCGTCTCGCTCGCCGTCCTCGACGAGGACCTCCAGCAGCTGCTCGAACCGGGCACCCCGACACCGCGGGCGCGCCTGGACCTCATCCGCTCCATCCGCGACGCCGGCCTCGACTGCCACGTCATGGTCGCCCCGATCCTGCCGTGGGTCACCGACTCCCGCGAGCACCTCGACGCCCTGTTCGCGGCCGTCGCCGACGCGGGCGCCTCCTCGGCGCACGCGTTCCCCGCGCACCTGCGCCCCGGCGTGCGCGAGTGGTACCTGGGGTGGCTCACCGAGCACCGGCCGCACCTCGTCGCCCGGTACCGCCGGCTCTACGGGCGAGGCTCGTACGTGAGCGCGGAGTACCGGGACTGGCTGCGCGAACGGACCCGGCCCCTGCTCCGCCGCCACGGCCTGGCGGGACGGTCGGGGTTGCGCGACGTCGGTGACGCGGAGCGGGCCGGGGCGGAGGCGATGGGGGTGATGGCCGCGTCGGGTGCCGCCAGCGCGGCAAGCGACGGCGCTGCGCCGGGTGACGGGGCACGGCCAGGCGACGGCGCCTGGGCTCCACCGAGCGCCCCGGACGCCGTCATGCAGCAGGCGCTGTTCTAG